Genomic segment of Paenibacillus sp. FSL R5-0623:
GTACAATACTTAATGTTGGAGGGAATTTATAATGGCAGTTAATGCGAGTGCGGTAAAAGAACTTCGCGAAAGAACGGGCGCTGGTATGCTCGATTGTAAAAAAGCACTGGAAGAAGCAAATGGTGATGTAACAAAAGCAGCTGAATTGTTGCGTGAGAAAGGTCTCTCTGCAGCAGCAAGCAAAGCAGGCCGTGCAGCCACTGAAGGCGTTGTAGAATCTTACATCCACGCTGGTGGACGCATTGGTGTCTTGGTTGAAGTTAACTGTGAAACTGACTTCGTTGGTAAAACGGATCAATTTAAGGATTTCGTTAAAGATGTAGCTATGCAAATCGCTGCAGCTAATCCTAAATTCGTTACACGCGAAGAAGTTCCTGCAGATGAGCTTGAAAAAGAAAAAGAAATCCTGAAAGCTCAAGCTCTTAACGAAGGCAAACCAGAGAAAATCATTGAAAAAATGGTTGAAGGCCGTATCGGTAAATACTACGAAGAGTACTGCCTGCTGGAACAAACTTTCGTAAAAGATCCAGACAAAACGATCTCTCAATTGCTGAACGAAAAAATCAGCCAAATTGGTGAAAACATCTCCATCCGTCGTTTCGTTCGTTACGAACTGGGTGAAGGTCTTGAGAAAAAAGTAGACAACTTCGTAGAAGAAGTAATGTCCCAAGTAAACAAATAAGACGGTTTCTATAAACCGGCGAGCAAAATTGATTTTCGAAGATATAAGAATGATGAAACTTCGAAGCGTAAACTCCCTTATATCTCAGGAAAACAGTGCCTTACCGGTTAAACGTTTTTCCTAAAAGAGCGGAACACAACTGTGTTCCTTTCTTTTTAAGCAGGAGGCCATGCGCGAGAAGTTTTGTTGGTTGAACACCAAGCGTGTTCAATTCAAAGTGGAGGGTGAATAATTGGAACAGCCAGTATTTAAACGTGTTGTCTTAAAGGTCAGCGGAGAGTCTCTTTCCGGTCAAAACGGCTACGGTATTGATGCAGATACGATCTCGTCGATTGCCCAACAGGTAAAAGAGGTTGTTGCACTTGGTGTACAGGTTGCTATTGTATGTGGCGGCGGAAACATCTGGCGTGGAATTGCCGGTAGCGAAAAAGGCATCGATCGTGCAACTGCCGATTATATGGGTATGCTGGCGACAGTGATGAACTCGCTGGCACTGCAGGATGCTTTGGAACAGATTGAAGTGCCTACGCGTGTACAGACATCTATTGCAATGCAACAGATTGCAGAGCCTTATATTCGTCGTAGAGCTATTCGCCATCTGGAGAAAGGCCGGGTCGTTATTTTTGCAGCAGGTACAGGTAACCCGTTCTTTTCCACGGATACAACAGCAGCACTGCGCGCAGCGGAGATTGAAGCAGAAGTTATCTTGATGGCCAAAAATAAAGTTGATGGTGTATACTCAGCAGATCCGTTTAAGGACAGCACAGCTGTGAAATTTGATCAGTTGACTTACATGGATATTCTTAACAAAGACCTTGGTGTAATGGATTCAACGGCATCCTCGCTTTGTAAGGACAACAACATCCCGTTGATCGTATTTGCCATTACAGAACAAGGTAACATCAAACGTGTTGTTCTGGGCGAACGTATCGGAACAATCGTTAAAGGGAGTGTAGATTAATGCCACAAGCGGTTAAACAACATGCCGAAGAGCGTATGGAAAAAGCAATTCAAGCATTGCGTCGTGACCTGGCTACTTTGCGTGCAGGCCGTGCAACTCCAGCTCTTCTGGACCGAATCCAGGTAGAGTATTATGGAGCAATGACGCCATTGAATCAACTCGCTAATATCAGTACTCCGGATTCCCGTACACTGATGATTCAGCCTTGGGACAAATCCTCCATGGGTGACATCGAGCGTGCCATCATGAAATCGGATCTGGGTCTTACTCCAGCCAATGATGGTAGCATGATCCGTTTGTCTATTCCGGCATTGACGGAAGAACGTAGAGCGGAACTTGTTAAGCTGACGAAAAAGTTCGGTGAAGAAGGTAAAGTAGCGATTCGTAACATTCGCCGTGACGCGAATGATGACATCAAGAAAATGGAAAAGTCAGATATTTCCGAGGATGAATCCCGGAGACATCAGGACGATATCCAAAAATCGACCGACAAGTTTATTGCTGAAGTCGATAAGGTACTCGCTGCCAAAGAAAAAGAAATCATGGAAGTGTAAGACAAGCGCAGCCCCTCCAATACGGTGGGGTTTTGTCTCTTTTTCCAAGCTTCAGATAAAGAAACTTCAGGGATTTTGGAGGAACAGGAATGATCAAACGGGTTCGGTCGTGGTGGAATGGGGCTGACAAGCAGGAAACGCTGACTATATCCGAGGACAATATCCCGCAGCACGTCGCCATCATCATGGACGGCAATGGACGATGGGCCAAACGTTTGGGACTCCCGCGTATAGCCGGGCACCAAAATGGCATGAAGGCAGTCAAACGTGCGACCATCGCGGCGGATGAACTGGGCATCAAATATCTGACGATGTACGCTTTTTCGACAGAAAACTGGACGCGTCCAAAAGAAGAAGTGGATTTTCTGATGCGACTTCCGCAAGAATTTCTAGCCATAGAGCTGGATGAACTTATAGAAAAAAATGTGCGCATTCGCATGATGGGTCAAGAGGAACATTTACCTTCTCATACCATTAATGCCTTGCGGGAAGCCATTCGTCTTACGGAACATAATACAGGTCTCGTTTTGAACTTTGCAATGAACTATGGAAGTCGTCGTGAAATGACGGACTGTGTTAAACAGATCGCTCTGCAGGTGAAATCGGGGGAACTATCGGCAGAGGACATAACACCTGAACTCATTGATAGACATATGCTGACGGTTGACATGCCCGATCCGGATCTGCTGATCCGGACGAGCGGAGAGTTGAGATTAAGCAACTTTATGCTCTGGCAGCTTGCATATAGTGAATTATGGTTTACGGATATATACTGGCCCGAATTTGGCAAAAAGCATTTGCTTGAAGCAGTAGCCGAATATCAGCGCAGAACAAGGCGTTACGGCGGTTTGAAATAGATGGAGGATGAAGCCGTTGAAACAGCGATTAACGACAGGAATCATAGCAGGTGTGTTGTTTTTAGGTTTTTGCATGCTGGGCGGACCCTGGTACCATGGTTTGGTACTGCTTATGGCTCTCATCGGTTATTATGAATTTGTTAAAATGACCGGGGTGATGCCTTTTTCAGGTGTGGCCCTGATTGGATATGCTGGTGTTTTTGCCATTGTGTTTCCTTGGGAGATGCTTTGGGAGGCAAGACCGTTATCCTTATTTCAGGTCATCTGGATAGTAATGCTTGTGCTGATGACAGCTTCGGTTGTCACCAAAAATAAGCTTCCCGTGAATACAGTGGCGATGCTTTTCATCGGCGTGTTGTATATAGGGATCGGTTTCTATTACATTGCAGAATCCAGACATCTGCATCATGGATTGTTCTGGACTTTCCTGTTGCTGGGCTCCATATGGGCCAGTGATGCAGGAGCTTATTTTGTAGGGAAACTAATTGGTAAAAACAAACTGTGGCCTTCCATCAGTCCAAACAAAACCGTGGAGGGTGCGCTGGGTGGCATCGTGATTGCAATTGTTACTTCTGTTATTTTTGCATTAGTATCAGATGGTTTGCTTTCGTGGCAAAGAGCGATTGTGATCGGAATTGCCTGTGCAGTTGTAGGTCAGATGGGTGACTTGATCCAGTCTGCATACAAACGTGTATATAATATCAAGGATTCAGGCAGTCTTCTCCCAGGGCATGGAGGCATTCTTGATCGGTGCGACAGCTGGATTGTTGTTTTTCCATTCGTACATATACTAATGCTATTGCCCTACTAAAGAAGAACTTGAGTCTGAGATAACAGCATTGTTTGCCGTAGGCATTGGATAATTAAAAATGAGGTGCAGCATGAAAAAAATTGCGATTCTCGGGTCAACCGGTTCCATTGGAACCCAGACACTGGATGTAGTTGACATGCATCCAGAACTCTTTCAAGTGGAGGGACTGGCTGCCGGAGGCAATACAGACCTGCTGGTCGAACAAACCAAACGTTACCGGCCGAAGAAGGTATCGGTGGGGTCCAAAGAACTGGCGGAGAAGGTAGCTCCACATTTGCCAGCAGGAACGCAACTGTTTTATGGCACTGAGGGACTCGTAGAAGTTGCGGCAGGAACCGATGCGCATACGGTTGTTACAGCGGTGGTGGGGAGTGTTGGATTGGAGTCAACGCTTGCTGCCATAGACGCAGGCAAACAGATCGGGCTGGCCAACAAGGAGACATTGGTTACAGCGGGGCATATTGTTACTACAAGAGCGGCTGCCAAAGGAGTCTCTTTGCTACCCATCGATAGTGAGCACTCTGCGATATACCAATGCTTGAATGGTGAAAACAGAGAACGCTTGGCAGGCATTACGCTCACCGCTTCAGGCGGATCATTCCGGGATCTTACCCGTGAACAGTTGAAGAGCGTGACTATTGAGGATGCGCTTAAACATCCGAATTGGTCAATGGGGTCCAAAATTACGATAGACTCGGCAACGATGGTTAACAAGGGTCTCGAGGTCATTGAAGCACATTGGTTATTTGGTCTTCGATATGATCAGATTAATGTATTGCTTCACCCAGAGAGTGTTATTCATTCCTATGTGGAATTTGATGACACCAGCATCATCGCACAACTGGGGAATCCGGATATGCGCGTTCCCATTCAATATGCACTGACTTACCCTGACCGCTTGCCATCACCAGCACAGCGTCTGTCTCTTGCTCAAGCTGGAAAATTACATTTCCGTGAGATGGATATGGAACGGTTCCCGTGTTTAAGAATGGCGTATGAGTGTGGTAAAATGGGAGGAACCGGAACAACGGCGTTTAATGCAGCCAACGAGGTTGCTGTAGCCCGTTTCTTGCGTAAAGAGATTTCATTCCTTAAAATAGAAGATATTATTGCTTCTGTGCTGGAAGCACACCACAATGTGGACGAGCCTGATCTGCAGGAGATCGCGCGTTGTGATCAGGAGAGCCGTAAGCTTGCGGCCAGTCTGTAATCTCTTTTTTCATAACAAATTGGAAGAAGTGATTCTCTTGTGCGGCATCAGAGAATAATGATAATCTAGAGGGACAGACTGCGGTATGTGCCGTGAAGGAGGATGGATAGGGATTGGAAACCATACAAGTGGTATTTCTAACGGTGCTCATGTTCTTTGTCATCGTGACGGTTCATGAATGGGGGCATTATTATTTTGCCAAACGCGCCGGTATTCTTGTACGGGAGTTTGCGATCGGTTTTGGTCCAAAATTGTTCTCATATAAAAGAAACGAGACCCAGTTTACATTGCGTTTGTTGCCTTTTGGTGGATATGCACGAATGGCAGGGGAAGATCCGGAACTGGTAGAGATCCAGGAAGGACAGACCATTGCGGTAAGATCAGTGGATGACCAGGTGAAGATGATCTATCTGGACCAGCTGGATAACCGTAAAAATGTAATACGTGGTGAAGTCATCTCCATTGATATGGAGAGAGCGCTGAAGCTTCAACTCGATGTAGATGGAGAGATTCAGGAGTATCGTATTCATCCTCAAGCAATGTTGGTAAGTCGTGGTAAACAAACGCAGATTGCACCGAAAGATCGTCAATTCGGCAGCAAAACTGTTGGACAGCGTGCATTGGCTATTTTTGCGGGCCCACTCATGAACTTTATCTTGGCCTTTGTGCTGTTTGCTGTATATGCGCAGATGGCAGGAGTTCCGGTGGAAAATCCAAAAAATCTTCAAATTGGTGAGGTGCTTGAAGGTGGGGCAGCCGATCAGGCGAACCTGCAAAAGGGCGATATTATCGAAACCATCAATGGTACTGCAATTGGTACGGATTCTCAAAAAATGGTGTCGATGATTGCCGATTCCAAAGACAAGCCGATGGAATGGACGCTGCGCCGGGGTTCGGATACGTTTAATATAACGATTACTCCACGTGCTGTAGAAGGACAAGAGGGCGGTAAAGTGGGGATCGTACCTACGTTACCAACCCGATCTGTTGGATTTGTAGAGACATTTAAAGTCTCAGGCGTGGCCATGGTTGATACAACCAGAATAATATTTGAAGGTTTTAAACATCTGATCAATCAATTCAACATGGATGATATTGGTGGCCCAGTTCGTACATTTGAAGTGACAGGGCAAATTGCTAAACAAGGGATTGAACAATTAACGAGATGGGCAGCAATTTTGAGTCTGTATCTTGGGATATTTAACTTGCTACCAATACCTGCACTGGACGGCAGCCGTCTGGTATTTTTGGGAATTGAAGCGCTGCGCGGCAGACCTGTTGATCCCAATCGCGAAGGCATGGTGCATTTCATCGGATTTGCGATGTTGTTTGTGTTGATGCTGGCAGTAACTTACAATGATATATTACGTTTAATTAACGGATAATTACGGTTGGACTACGCTCTGGACATTCAGAGATAGTCGTTATGGGAGGACGCTGGAGTCTTATGTCAAAGGAAAATGATAAACAGTTCGTGACTGAAATCACACCACAGGGTGAGGATTTCTCACGCTGGTACATTGATGTTATCAAAAAAGCTGATCTCATGGACTATGCACCCGTACGCGGTTGTATTGTGTTCAAACCAGACGGCTTTGAAATCTGGGAACATATTAAGGATGAGTTGGATCGTCGTTTCCGGGAAACGGGCCATCGCAATGCGTACTTCCCGATGTTCATTCCTGAGAGCTTCTTTCAAAAGGAAAAAGAGCACGTGGAAGGTTTTAACCCTGAATTACCATGGGTTACTGAAGCTGGCGGAGAGAAGTTGGAAGAACGTCTGGCAATCCGTCCTACATCCGAAACGATTATCGGTCACATGTATTCCAAGTGGATTCAGTCTTATCGGGATCTGCCGGTACTGATCAACCAGTGGGCTAACGTAGTTCGTTGGGAAAAAAGAACGTTGCCGTTCCTTCGCACAAGTGAGTTCCTGTGGCAGGAAGGTCATACAGCGCATGAGACGGAAGAAGAAGCACGTGAAGAAACGATGAAAATGCTTGAGATTTATCGTGAAGTGGTTGAGGAATACTTGGCTATTCCTGTAATTGTTGGTCAGAAAACCAAATCCGAGAAGTTTGCGGGTGCGGTGGATACGTACTCGATCGAAGCCATGATGAAGGATGGGCGTGCTGTACAAGCAGGTACATCTCACTATATGGGGACGAACTTTGCAAAAGCATTTGAAATCCAGTATCTTAGCCGCAATAATGTGCTGGAGCTGGCTTACACTACTTCATGGGGAGTAAGCACTCGTTTGATCGGTGCATTAATTATGGTTCACGGAGATGACCGTGGTCTCGTACTTCCTCCTAAAGTGGCACCAACACAAGTGGTCATGATTCCAATTGGGCCTCCGAAAACGCGTGATGCTGTTGTTGGGCGTGCAGATGAGTTGTTCACTGAGTTGAAAAAAGCTGGAGTTCGTGTGAAAATGGATGACCGCAGCGATGTTCGCCCAGGTTGGAAGTTCAATGAATACGAGATGCGCGGTGTTCCGATTCGTCTGGAGATTGGTCCACGTGATATGGAAAATGGCGTTTGTGTACTCGTATCACGGATCACAGGTGAGAAGAAAGTGGTAGAACAAGCGAACCTGGTAGAAGAGATCCAGGCTATGCTGACACAGATTCAGGCAGATATGTTAGAGCGTGCTCGCACATTTATGTCGGATAACTTCTACTCCGTGGATACACTCGATGCGATGAAAGAACTGATGGAAAATAAACGCGGGTTTACACTGGCTGGATGGTGCGGTTCAGAAGCTTGCGAAGATAAAGTAAGAGAAGTCACAGGTGCAACAAGCCGGAACATTCCGTTCAAGCCTGCGGAAGAAAAGCATACGTGCCTGGCTTGTGGTGAACAGGCAGAACACACGGTTGTGTTTGCAAGAGCATACTAAGTCAGGATCACTTGACGAAAAGCACTTATTCACCGTTTAAGTAATGAATGGAGAGCTTCTGTCGGATAAAATGAGTCGGTGCGAGTTCGGATCGGTGACATTTTTGAATGCAGGGGCTTTTCATGCTTTAAGGGGGTACAAGGAGGAACACGATGAGCGGATTCGAGGAGAAAAGAAAACGGTTTGAGTTGTTGATGAAACAGGCAGAGCTTCCGGCTGGTCTGTTAGAGCCCTATTTTTTGGATGGATGGATTGAACAAGTAGAGACCAATCGAAGTAATCGGGAATGGAATATTCTGATTGCAAAGGATACGTTGGTACCCGCTCCAATCTATCGCACATTTTGCCTGCATATCCAAGAGAAAATGAATCATATCGCCAAAATTTCATTTGGCTTCAAATACACGGACCAAGTACAAAATGGTGATATCGTCAGTGAATATTGGAATCTGTTTCTGGAGTGGGTTACCCGTGAGATTCCATCTGTAAATGGTTGGATGAACCGGACAACCTTTGAATGTGAAGAGGATCTTCTACAACTGACAATGAGTGATGCAACGTCGATGGAATTGGCTCGTAAGAAACAGATTGATCAGGCTATTACGAAATTCTATGAAAATTACTTTCATCTACCTCTTCGCATCAAGATGCAAGTGGGTGAAGTGGGAAGTAATAAAGAGGCCATGGAACAGTTCCAGGCCCAAAAACGTGTAGAAGAACTTGAGGTCATCGAGAAGATGATGAGTGAAGTGGACACAGAAATCCCGGTGGATGAGGAGCAGGGTGATCTGCGTTTGCAAATGGGTTATGACATCAAGGAGCCAGCAGTACCCATGCAGGAAATCCAGGATGAAGAGAAAAAGGTCACGCTTCAAGGTACGGTATTTGGACTGGATCGTAAAGAATTGCGAAACGGAAATACGTTGTTTACCTTCTACCTGACCGACTTCACGGACTCCATGCAAATGAAGATGTTTGCCAAAACAAAAGAGGATGTAAAAATTCTCAGTTTGCTGGCTAATGGTAAATGGGTAAAAGTGCGTGGTCGTGTAGAATATGACCGGTTTATGCAAATTCCTGAACTCGCTATGATTCCTTCGGATTTGATTGAAGTTAAAGCACCGCCGTCTCGTAAAGATAATGCACCAGAGAAGCGGGTGGAGTTCCATTTGCACTCTACGATGAGTACGATGGATGCTGTAACTTCAATCGACAAATACGTGAAAATGGCAGCAGAGTGGGGACATAAGGCGATTGCTGTCAGTGATCATGGTGGGGTGCAGGTCTATCCCGAGGCTTCCAAGGCTGCTAAGAAAAACGGGATTAAAATGATCTACGGCCTTGAGGCCAATGTCGTGAATGACTCTGTTGCAGTTGTAATGGCTCCTCAGCCATTGGATCTCCAAACAGCAACATACATCGTATTTGATATCGAGACCACAGGTTTGTCGGTAACACAGAACAAAATTATTGAGATTGCAGCCGTGAAGATGCAAGATGGTAAAGAAATCGACCGGTTTGCAACGTTTGTAAATCCGCATGAACGCATTCCCTACAACATTCAGCAATTGACCAATATTAATGATGACATGGTAAAAGACGCACCTGAGCTGGAGCCTGTTATTCGTGAGTTTGTGCAGTTTGCTGGTGATGGTGTGCTTGTTGCGCATAATGCACGTTTTGACATGGGCTTTATCCAGGCTTCCCTGAAGCAAATTGGATTGCCAGAGCTTCCTAACCCGGTCCTTGACACATTGGAACTGGCGAGATTGTTATTTCCAAAAAATAAGAATCACCGTCTGAATACGATGGCGGATAAATATAAAGTTGGACTCGAAAGTCATCACCGTGCCATTGATGATACGGTTGCACTCGCGGGCATACTGATCGGATTATTAAATGATGCTGCCCAGATGAAAGGGTTAACTAGGCTTGATCGCTTGAACGATTATGTAGGTGTCGACTTGTCGAATACAAGACCTTTCCATTGTGGAATCTATGCATTGAATGATGTCGGTAAGAAAAATCTATACAAGCTGGTATCTCTCTCTCATACGGAACATTTCAAGCGGGTACCGTGCATTCCCAAATCAAAACTGATTAATTTGCGTGAAGGCCTTGTTATTATATCGGGCTGTGAAAAAGGGGAGTTTTTCGAAGCGGTGCTTAACAAATCGCTCGAAGAAGCGGAAGAGATCGCTGAGTTCTATGACATTCTGGAGATCCAACCACTTACCATGTATATGCATTTGGTGGATAAAGGGTTGGTGGCTACACCCGAAGAAATCAAAACAGCGATCCGTAAAGTCATCGATATAGGTGCAAAACTTAATAAACCGGTCATAGCCACAGGTAACGTGCACTATTTGGAACCGCGTGACAAGTTATATCGGGATATCACCATTCACGGAATTACAGGTTTTAGTCCACTGAAAGATCAACGTAAACCGGATGCACATTTTAGAACGACAGAGGAAATGCTGGAAGAGTTCCAGTTCCTGGGCCAAGATAAAGCTTACGAAGTCGTTGTTACAAATACGGTAGAGTTATCTGATCGATTTGAGGAAATTAAGTTATTCCCGGACAAACTGTTTACTCCAATTCTGGAAGGTGCGGACGAAGAAATCCGTAATACCTGTTATGAAACTGCCAAGTCCATCTATGGCGAGGAATTACCAGAAGTAATCGTTGCACGACTAGAGAAAGAGCTCATTCCAATTATTAAATATGGTTTTTCTGCCAACTATCTGATCTCGGAACGCTTGGTTAAAAAATCGAATCAGGATGGTTACCTCGTAGGTTCGCGGGGATCGGTTGGCTCCTCTGTTGTTGCTACATTCCTGGGTATATCCGAGGTTAATCCACTACCTGCTCATTATATTTGTGTGAATTCAGAATGCAAACACAGCGAGTGGTTCCTGGACGGCAGTGTTCGGAGTGGATTTGACCTTCCAGAGAAAGAGTGTCCGGATTGTGGTGGCACACTTAAAGGAGAAGGCCAGGATATTCCGTTTGAGACCTTCCTTGGGTTTAAAGGAGATAAAGTTCCCGATATTGACTTGAACTTCTCTGGTGATTATCAGCCTCACGCACATAACTACACGAAAGTGCTATTCAGCGAGAAAAGTGTTTTCCGTGCGGGGACCATCGGTACGGTGGCTGAGAAAACAGCATTTGGTTTTGCTAAGAAGTACGAGGAACATCATCAGAAGAAATGGCGTGGAGCTGAATTGAATCGTTTGGCCTCTGGCTGTACTGGGGTGAAACGGAGTACTGGTCAGCATCCCGGTGGTATTGTCGTAGTACCTGATTATATCGAGGTCGAAGACGTTACACCTGTTCAGTTTCCGGCTGACGACGTTAATGCGGAGTGGAAAACGACACACTTTGATTATCATGCTTTTGAAGAAAACTTGCTGAAACTTGATATTCTGGGGCACGATGATCCAACTATGATGCGGATGTTGCAGGATTTGACAGGGGTCGATCCAACGACCATTCCGATGAATGATCCGAAAGTCATGAGCATGTTTAACTCAACCGAAGCTTTGGGTGTTACACCGGAACAGATTAGGTCGCCAGTCGCGACGTTTGGCGTGCCGGAGATGGGAACGAAATTTGTACGTCAGATGCTTGTTGAATCCCAGCCGACGTCTTTTGCCGATTTGCTGCAGATTTCCGGATTGTCCCATGGTACAGGGGTATGGCTTGGAAACGCTCAGGATCTGATTAAGAACGGAACGTGTAACATTAAGACGGTAATTGGGTGTCGGGATGATATCATGTTATTCCTGATCTATAAAACGGGAATGGATGCAAGTCTGGCATTTAAGATTACCGAGAGTGTTCGTAAGGGACGGGGCCTGCCGCAGGAATGGATTGACGAGATGAAGAATTGTAAAGTGCCTCAATGGTACATTGATTCGTGTCTCAAAATCCAGTACATGTTCCCGAAGGCACACGCGGCCGCTTATGTTATTTCGGCAGTACGTACGGCGTTCTTCAAGCTGTATCATCCGATTGAATATTACGCAACTTACTTTACCGTTCGGGCGGATGAGATTGATATCGAACTGATGTGCCAGGGATATGACGCGATCTATCGCAAAATTACGGAAATTGAGCAATTAGGTTTCCAAGCTCCTCCAAAAGAGAAAAACATGTTACCTGTTCTGGAAATGGGTCTGGAAATGGCAGCACGCGGATTCTCGCTGAAATCCATTGACTTATACCGTTCGGAAGCGACAAAGTTCATCGTTGACGGAAAATCACTAATCCCTCCATTTTCGGCGTTGGCAGGAATCGGGGATAATGCTGCTCGCAACATTGCTGCAGCAAGAGATCATGGTGAGTTTCTATCGGTTGAGGACTTCCAGCAGAAGTCGAAAGCAAGTAAGACCATTGTTGAACTCCTGTCCAATATGGGATGTTTCCGTGGCTTGCCAGAGAGCAATCAGCTTTCTCTTTTCTAGGATTGAATTTGGATCTAAACATCGCGATTGCTGGGGGAACGTAATTTTTCCTTCATTAGTAAGTAAACTGCCTGAACCATCGCTTACTTGTCACTATTACCAGACTATGTTATAATTTTTGAAGTGAACGAGATAGTACGAATTTCTAAAGAGTGGGGAAACCCACTCTTTAGTCTTTGGTATACAAGAATCTTGGGTATTGAATAATCTGCCAGTGCTTTTTTGCTGGTGTAACCTAAGTTGGAGGTTATTGGTTTTGAGCACAACGAACATTAAATCTACCGTGGAAGAAATGATCCAACCCTACTTGAACGAACAAGGCTTCGAGCTGGTTGACATCGAATACGTCAAAGAAGGCAGCAACTGGTTTTTACGGGTGTATGTCGACAAAGAGGGTGGCATCGACATCGACGATTGCGTCTT
This window contains:
- the tsf gene encoding translation elongation factor Ts; this encodes MAVNASAVKELRERTGAGMLDCKKALEEANGDVTKAAELLREKGLSAAASKAGRAATEGVVESYIHAGGRIGVLVEVNCETDFVGKTDQFKDFVKDVAMQIAAANPKFVTREEVPADELEKEKEILKAQALNEGKPEKIIEKMVEGRIGKYYEEYCLLEQTFVKDPDKTISQLLNEKISQIGENISIRRFVRYELGEGLEKKVDNFVEEVMSQVNK
- the pyrH gene encoding UMP kinase; its protein translation is MEQPVFKRVVLKVSGESLSGQNGYGIDADTISSIAQQVKEVVALGVQVAIVCGGGNIWRGIAGSEKGIDRATADYMGMLATVMNSLALQDALEQIEVPTRVQTSIAMQQIAEPYIRRRAIRHLEKGRVVIFAAGTGNPFFSTDTTAALRAAEIEAEVILMAKNKVDGVYSADPFKDSTAVKFDQLTYMDILNKDLGVMDSTASSLCKDNNIPLIVFAITEQGNIKRVVLGERIGTIVKGSVD
- the frr gene encoding ribosome recycling factor, which translates into the protein MPQAVKQHAEERMEKAIQALRRDLATLRAGRATPALLDRIQVEYYGAMTPLNQLANISTPDSRTLMIQPWDKSSMGDIERAIMKSDLGLTPANDGSMIRLSIPALTEERRAELVKLTKKFGEEGKVAIRNIRRDANDDIKKMEKSDISEDESRRHQDDIQKSTDKFIAEVDKVLAAKEKEIMEV
- a CDS encoding isoprenyl transferase — its product is MIKRVRSWWNGADKQETLTISEDNIPQHVAIIMDGNGRWAKRLGLPRIAGHQNGMKAVKRATIAADELGIKYLTMYAFSTENWTRPKEEVDFLMRLPQEFLAIELDELIEKNVRIRMMGQEEHLPSHTINALREAIRLTEHNTGLVLNFAMNYGSRREMTDCVKQIALQVKSGELSAEDITPELIDRHMLTVDMPDPDLLIRTSGELRLSNFMLWQLAYSELWFTDIYWPEFGKKHLLEAVAEYQRRTRRYGGLK
- a CDS encoding phosphatidate cytidylyltransferase; the encoded protein is MKQRLTTGIIAGVLFLGFCMLGGPWYHGLVLLMALIGYYEFVKMTGVMPFSGVALIGYAGVFAIVFPWEMLWEARPLSLFQVIWIVMLVLMTASVVTKNKLPVNTVAMLFIGVLYIGIGFYYIAESRHLHHGLFWTFLLLGSIWASDAGAYFVGKLIGKNKLWPSISPNKTVEGALGGIVIAIVTSVIFALVSDGLLSWQRAIVIGIACAVVGQMGDLIQSAYKRVYNIKDSGSLLPGHGGILDRCDSWIVVFPFVHILMLLPY
- a CDS encoding 1-deoxy-D-xylulose-5-phosphate reductoisomerase; this translates as MKKIAILGSTGSIGTQTLDVVDMHPELFQVEGLAAGGNTDLLVEQTKRYRPKKVSVGSKELAEKVAPHLPAGTQLFYGTEGLVEVAAGTDAHTVVTAVVGSVGLESTLAAIDAGKQIGLANKETLVTAGHIVTTRAAAKGVSLLPIDSEHSAIYQCLNGENRERLAGITLTASGGSFRDLTREQLKSVTIEDALKHPNWSMGSKITIDSATMVNKGLEVIEAHWLFGLRYDQINVLLHPESVIHSYVEFDDTSIIAQLGNPDMRVPIQYALTYPDRLPSPAQRLSLAQAGKLHFREMDMERFPCLRMAYECGKMGGTGTTAFNAANEVAVARFLRKEISFLKIEDIIASVLEAHHNVDEPDLQEIARCDQESRKLAASL
- the rseP gene encoding RIP metalloprotease RseP, with the protein product METIQVVFLTVLMFFVIVTVHEWGHYYFAKRAGILVREFAIGFGPKLFSYKRNETQFTLRLLPFGGYARMAGEDPELVEIQEGQTIAVRSVDDQVKMIYLDQLDNRKNVIRGEVISIDMERALKLQLDVDGEIQEYRIHPQAMLVSRGKQTQIAPKDRQFGSKTVGQRALAIFAGPLMNFILAFVLFAVYAQMAGVPVENPKNLQIGEVLEGGAADQANLQKGDIIETINGTAIGTDSQKMVSMIADSKDKPMEWTLRRGSDTFNITITPRAVEGQEGGKVGIVPTLPTRSVGFVETFKVSGVAMVDTTRIIFEGFKHLINQFNMDDIGGPVRTFEVTGQIAKQGIEQLTRWAAILSLYLGIFNLLPIPALDGSRLVFLGIEALRGRPVDPNREGMVHFIGFAMLFVLMLAVTYNDILRLING
- the proS gene encoding proline--tRNA ligase, which encodes MSKENDKQFVTEITPQGEDFSRWYIDVIKKADLMDYAPVRGCIVFKPDGFEIWEHIKDELDRRFRETGHRNAYFPMFIPESFFQKEKEHVEGFNPELPWVTEAGGEKLEERLAIRPTSETIIGHMYSKWIQSYRDLPVLINQWANVVRWEKRTLPFLRTSEFLWQEGHTAHETEEEAREETMKMLEIYREVVEEYLAIPVIVGQKTKSEKFAGAVDTYSIEAMMKDGRAVQAGTSHYMGTNFAKAFEIQYLSRNNVLELAYTTSWGVSTRLIGALIMVHGDDRGLVLPPKVAPTQVVMIPIGPPKTRDAVVGRADELFTELKKAGVRVKMDDRSDVRPGWKFNEYEMRGVPIRLEIGPRDMENGVCVLVSRITGEKKVVEQANLVEEIQAMLTQIQADMLERARTFMSDNFYSVDTLDAMKELMENKRGFTLAGWCGSEACEDKVREVTGATSRNIPFKPAEEKHTCLACGEQAEHTVVFARAY